Proteins from a genomic interval of Papaver somniferum cultivar HN1 chromosome 4, ASM357369v1, whole genome shotgun sequence:
- the LOC113272526 gene encoding pentatricopeptide repeat-containing protein At2g13600-like, with amino-acid sequence MPYRDVVSFNTIISASFRTNGTLGKGIELFSKMKREDLEPNHITLSALIGACAGSSASMKLAEIFHGQAIRYGFFSNCFVGSSLVDNYGKQMKLKEAVHAFDDIVELDLVSCNIMIDCFARNGCKEKAMKIFLRLRSKGVEFDSFTLASLLKTCSDSRDLKRGMEIHGCVIKIGLSSEIPTSNALVTMYSKCEEESISAIKIFERTQEPNIISWTAIISGFMQNGQSKEAIKFYERMLKVGMKENQFTFASILPAYSSLTRLEQGMQVHGRIIKSGFVSDTLVGNALSDMYFKCGSLIEAKLMFETMEKRDVVSWTMMITGFGQHGKGKEAIDILRMMPSKGFKPDDITFLGGLSACSHCGLVDEGLQLFRQMVDHYSIKPRKEHFSCLIDMLGRAGRLKEAEMFIQETGVGSEVFVWEALLGACSIHGEIELGERSAEKIMKLEPRRNQPYVLLANIYADRGLWEDKERVRESLGMSGLKKETGNSWIAIYCFEGVKISTFVRLIVWRQSFSLCISSTALCPSTWALPLTKDIDSWLKSASLCRKSGSISQARSTLVNFLQYDPETTLGDLRYHGPPQVIMAYLKQQWSLREDLKRYESFARLQSFLEQQTVRQGCQVVQLVLQILVSPLWPVFIGNLGLGSGHFSPVLDDDTIQVISQYSVRGFSYLAGQYVVEAITGYFHSISIAATTKGVDDSLRDILHLLTLWFSHGATADVLLALQKGFAYIDTDTGWLCCLR; translated from the exons ATGCCTTACAGAGATGTAGTCTCGTTCAATACAATCATTTCCGCCTCCTTTCGTACTAATGGTACTCTTGGTAAAGGTATAGAGTTATTCTCAAAGATGAAAAGAGAGGATCTTGAGCCAAATCATATTACATTATCTGCACTAATTGGTGCTTGTGCTGGTTCTTCAGCCAGTATGAAACTAGCTGAGATATTTCATGGTCAAGCAATTCGATATGGGTTCTTTTCTAATTGTTTTGTTGGAAGCTCTTTAGTTGATAACTATGGAAAGCAAATGAAATTAAAGGAAGCTGTGCATGCATTTGACGACATAGTGGAGTTAGATTTGGTTTCGTGTAACATAATGATCGATTGTTTTGCACGTAATGGATGTAAAGAAAAAGCAATgaagatctttttgaggttacgaAGCAAGGGTGTAGAATTTGATAGCTTCACTTTGGCAAGCTTATTAAAAACGTGTTCAGATTCAAGAGATTTGAAGAGAGGAATGGAGATCCATGGGTGTGTTATTAAAATCGGCTTATCTTCTGAAATACCCACCAGTAACGCACTTGTCACAATGTATTCCAAatgtgaagaagaatcaatttctgcAATAAAAATATTTGAGAGAACTCAAGAACCTAATATCATCTCCTGGACTGCAATTATCTCCGGGTTTATGCAAAATGGGCAGAGCAAGGAGGCAATTAAGTTCTATGAAAGAATGCTAAAAGTGGGGATGAAGGAAAATCAGTTCACCTTTGCTAGTATTCTTCCCGCTTACAGTAGTTTAACAAGGTTGGAGCAAGGGATGCAAGTTCATGGCAGGATAATTAAGTCCGGATTTGTGTCAGATACTTTGGTGGGTAATGCTCTTAGTGATATGTATTTCAAGTGTGGGAGCTTAATAGAAGCAAAATTGATGTTCGAAACAATGGAAAAACGCGATGTTGTTTCTTGGACAATGATGATTACAGGATTTGGTCAGCATGGGAAAGGAAAAGAAGCTATAGACATCCTGAGAATGATGCCAAGTAAAGGATTTAAGCCAGATGATATTACATTTCTTGGAGGTTTGTCTGCGTGTAGCCACTGCGGGCTTGTTGATGAAGGGCTTCAGCTTTTTCGGCAGATGGTAGATCATTATAGTATTAAGCCGAGAAAGGAACATTTTTCTTGTCTTATTGATATGCTGGGTAGGGCAGGAAGGTTGAAGGAAGCAGAGATGTTTATTCAAGAAACGGGAGTTGGATCAGAAGTCTTTGTATGGGAAGCACTGCTAGGTGCTTGCAGTATCCATGGAGAGATTGAATTGGGAGAAAGATCCGCCGAAAAGATTATGAAATTAGAACCAAGAAGAAATCAACCCTATGTGTTATTGGCGAATATATACGCTGATAGGGGATTATGGGAGGACAAGGAAAGAGTCCGGGAGAGCTTGGGAATGAGTGGGTTGAAAAAAGAGACCGGCAACAGTTGGATCGCT ATTTATTGTTTCGAAGGTGTAAAAATATCAACCTTCGTGAGGCTTATTGTTTGGAGACAGTCCTTTAGTCTAT GTATATCAAGCACTGCTCTCTGTCCGAGCACTTGGGCGCTACCCCTGACAAAAGACATAGACTCTTGGCTTAAATCCGCTTCTCTTTGCCGAAAAAGTGGTAGTATTAGTCAGGCGCGATCTACTCTGGTGAACTTCTTACAG TACGACCCAGAAACTACTCTGGGAGATTTGCGATATCATGGACCTCCACAAGTGATTATGGCCTACTTAAAGCAACAATGGTCTCTTAGAGAAGATCTGAAACGATATGAATCATTTGCAAGGTTGCAG agttttctggAGCAACAAACAGTTCGCCAAGGGTGCCAGGTGGTTCAGTTAGTTCTTCAAATCCTCGTATCTCCCTTATGGCCCGTGTTTATCGGAAACTTGGGACTTGGCAGTGGGCACTTTTCTCCAGTGTTAGATGATGACACCATACAAG TTATATCTCAGTACAGTGTAAGAGGCTTCTCTTATTTAGCTGGGCAGTATGTTGTAGAAGCTATTACTGGTTACTTCCATTCAATTTCAATTGCAGCAACCACGAAAGGAGTGGATGATAGTTTACGG GATATCCTTCATCTTCTCACGTTGTGGTTTAGTCATGGAGCTACAGCGGACGTTCTATTGGCTCTACAGAAAGGATTTGCGTACATTGATACCGACACAGGCTGGTTGTGTTGCCTCAGATAA
- the LOC113275521 gene encoding pentatricopeptide repeat-containing protein At3g18020 translates to MIKVAVKRSKDPIILKRLHALLYGTNTNPSSQQQHEGEGESIHNKTYWTKRIHSLCTQHGKVDEALLLLDNLRLHGYSPDSLNLSSIIHALCSSYRFTDAHNRLIQFINTHHSVLDERTCNVLIARLLDAKTPQQTLIVIRSLIAAKPAFVPSLINYNRLINQFCSSNQSDEARKLFDDMKIRGHSPNSISYTTMINGFCRVGELDNAYKVLDEMSNNGVLPNSLTYSVLLRGVLRKRNAEEYPELMNQLWRKMINEKDMSVNNAAFANLIDSLCREGFFHEVYMIAEEMPQGKSVNEEFAFGQMIDSLCRAGQNHGASRIVYIMRRKGFLPSLVSYNCIVHGLSKDGGCMRAYQLYKEGTEFGYHPSQATYKVLVEALCQESDICKAKDLLEYMLSIEAIDRTRIYNIFLRALCNLDNPSELLNVLVSMLQNQCQPDVVTLNTIVKGLCKNKRVDEALKVLNDMLAGNLCAPDVVTFTTVISGLLNDGRTEEAFHLLRVKMPENGLKPGIVTYNALLRGLCKLQKVNEAMDIFCDVLKDGKVFNSTTCTIMIEGLCRSNRIDEAKKFWDDVVWPSKIHDDFVYAEILKGLCGSGRFNEACDFLYELVDCGVSPNIVNYNILIDKACKLGLKAQAYQILGEMGKNGLAPDSITWRVLGKLHGNLKK, encoded by the coding sequence ATGATTAAGGTTGCAGTCAAAAGATCAAAAGATCCAATCATCCTCAAACGTCTACATGCTCTCCTTTACGGCACAAACACAAACCCTTCGTCTCAACAGCAAcatgaaggagaaggagaaagcaTACATAATAAAACATATTGGACTAAAAGAATCCACAGTCTCTGCACTCAACATGGAAAAGTAGACGAAGCTCTTCTTCTTCTCGACAATCTCCGTCTCCATGGATATTCTCCTGATTCACTCAATCTCAGCAGCATCATTCATGCTCTTTGCAGTTCATATCGTTTCACAGATGCTCACAATCGTCTTATTCAGTTCATTAATACCCATCACTCTGTTCTTGATGAACGTACTTGTAATGTCCTCATTGCTCGTCTCCTGGATGCTAAAACTCCTCAACAGACTTTGATTGTTATTCGTAGTTTAATTGCTGCCAAACCTGCATTTGTTCCGTCTTTGATTAATTATAATCGTCTCATCAATCAATTTTGCTCTTCTAATCAATCCGATGAAGCCCGTAAGTTGTTTGACGATATGAAAATTCGGGGCCATTCTCCGAATTCGATATCTTATACTACTATGATCAATGGATTTTGTAGAGTTGGCGAATTGGATAATGCGTATAAAGTGCTTGATGAAATGTCTAACAATGGGGTACTGCCTAATTCTCTTACTTACAGTGTTTTACTAAGAGGTGTTTTACGGAAAAGGAATGCCGAGGAGTATCCGGAACTGATGAATCAACTTTGGCGAAAAATGATCAATGAAAAAGACATGTCTGTAAACAATGCGGCTTTCGCTAATCTTATTGATTCTTTGTGTAGAGAAGGGTTCTTTCATGAAGTTTATATGATTGCAGAAGAAATGCCTCAAGGGAAAAGTGTAAACGAGGAGTTTGCGTTCGGCCAGATGATAGATTCGCTTTGCAGAGCGGGACAAAATCACGGGGCGTCGAGAATTGTTTACATAATGAGAAGAAAAGGGTTTCTCCCAAGTCTTGTTTCATATAATTGTATAGTTCATGGTCTCAGCAAAGATGGAGGTTGCATGAGAGCTTATCAGTTGTATAAAGAAGGTACTGAATTTGGATACCATCCATCACAGGCTACATACAAAGTTTTAGTGGAAGCTCTATGCCAGGAATCTGATATCTGCAAGGCCAAAGATTTACTTGAATATATGTTGAGCATAGAAGCAATCGACAGGACTCGTATCTACAATATATTCTTAAGGGCACTCTGCAATTTAGATAATCCCAGTGAGCTTCTTAACGTACTTGTTTCCATGCTTCAGAACCAATGCCAGCCCGATGTGGTTACGCTCAACACTATTGTAAAGGGATTGTGCAAAAACAAAAGAGTTGATGAAGCTCTAAAAGTTCTTAACGATATGTTGGCAGGGAATCTGTGTGCTCCAGATGTTGTGACGTTCACAACGGTTATTTCTGGTTTACTAAATGATGGAAGAACTGAGGAGGCCTTTCATTTATTACGTGTGAAAATGCCTGAAAACGGTCTTAAGCCAGGTATTGTGACTTATAATGCACTTCTTCGTGGTCTGTGCAAATTACAGAAGGTTAATGAGGCAATGGATATCTTTTGTGACGTTCTGAAAGATGGAAAAGTTTTCAACAGTACTACTTGCACAATAATGATTGAGGGTTTATGTAGATCGAACAGAATAGATGAAGCAAAGAAATTTTGGGATGATGTGGTTTGGCCTTCAAAAATCCATGACGATTTTGTTTACGCAGAAATATTGAAAGGGTTATGCGGTTCGGGTAGATTTAACGAAGCATGTGATTTCTTATATGAATTGGTTGATTGTGGGGTTTCTCCAAATATTGTAAATTATAACATTCTGATCGACAAAGCTTGCAAGTTAGGTTTGAAAGCACAGGCTTACCAGATCTTGGGAGAGATGGGAAAGAATGGTTTGGCCCCAGATTCCATAACATGGAGAGTTCTGGGTAAATTACATGGGAATTTAAAGAAGTAA